The following proteins are encoded in a genomic region of Magallana gigas chromosome 1, xbMagGiga1.1, whole genome shotgun sequence:
- the LOC117692852 gene encoding uncharacterized protein: protein MSESIVSPNVPSCSIESTLSNRNCCVPGCTTYGYPIIPGHGKISYHNFPPAGDPLRKQWIINIKRDESDLFKVTSSTVVCSLHFTKENLEYHPFSGRRTKLPGCVPTVFNCWKHLNHIYKEQRSRPLNALQKAKNVTKVANTKCSKLHDNGETCPEAVDEGSVSEVPVENIFNDASVCANEHELDNFFLSDEIKKLKEKNEKMLKEFEKLKLENLTLKSNINLLKFAIENLNDKDVNFYTGFSSRAVFNEVLNFLNPGPNGENMILNTANIDNIDEIQCNVKSGRPRKLSPENQFLMFLCRVKVGLFEYDLSNRFGVSISTVSNVLISWANFCYQRLGTLNIWPSKKQVFQYMPQSFKEKYPSTRVIIDCTEIKVEMSSSLLLKSQTYSNYKSANTLKGLIGISPSGSVSFVSRLFTGCISDREITERSGFLQLPFEKGDSIMADKGFNIQDLLDEVHVKLNIPPFLGMYDQMAGGDVLRTQSIAAERIHVERAINKIKSFHIFDQVIPLSLMGSINQIWTVCALLTLFQEPIISVS from the exons ATGTCAGAGTCGATTGTTTCACCAAATGTGCCCAGTTGCAGTATAGAATCTACGTTG agtaATAGAAACTGCTGTGTTCCTGGCTGTACCACATATGGATACCCTATAATTCCAGGTCATGGAAAAATCAGCTACCACAATTTCCCTCCCGCTGGTGATCCATTAAGGAAACAATggataattaatattaaaagagATGAAAGTGATTTATTTAAAGTAACATCCAGCACTGTTGTTTGTTCACTTCATTTTACGAAAGAAAATTTGGAGTACCATCCATTTAGTGGAAGAAGAACCAAACTGCCCGGATGTGTGCCGACTGTGTTTAATTGTTGGAAACACCTTAATCACATTTACAAAGAACAAAGATCAAGACCATTAAATGCTCTTCAAAAGGCCAAGAATGTTACCAAAGTCGCAAACACCAAGTGCAGTAAATTGCATGACAACGGTGAGACATGTCCTGAAGCTGTTGATGAAGGAAGTGTATCGGAAGTACCAGTAGAAAACATTTTCAATGACGCTAGTGTTTGTGCTAATGAGCATGAATTGGACAATTTTTTCCTTTctgatgaaattaaaaaactgaaagaaaaaaatgaaaaaatgttgaaagaatttgaaaaactgAAGCTTGAAAATTTGACTCtaaaatcaaacattaatttgttaaaatttgccATAGAGAACTTGAATGACAAAGATGTAAATTTTTACACTGGGTTTTCTAGTAGAGCAGTATTTAATGAAGTCTTAAATTTTTTGAATCCAGgtccaaatggagaaaatatgATTCTTAATACTgctaatattgataatattgatGAGATTCAATGTAATGTTAAGAGTGGTAGACCTAGGAAACTTTCTCCAGAGAATCAGTTTTTAATGTTTCTTTGTAGAGTAAAAGTTGGATTATTTGAGTATGATTTGTCGAACAGATTTGGTGTTTCAATTAGCACTGTAAGCAATGTTTTAATATCTTGGGCCAATTTTTGTTATCAACGTCTTGGAACTTTGAATATTTGGCCAAGCAAGAAgcaagtttttcagtatatgcCCCAGTCTTTTAAGGAAAAATACCCTTCAACTAGGGTCATTATTGATTGTACTGAAATAAAAGTAGAAATGTCATCATCCTTACTTTTAAAGTCACAGACTTACAGCAACTATAAGAGTGCAAATACATTAAAAGGTTTAATAGGTATTTCACCGTCAGGGAGTGTTAGTTTTGTAAGTCGGTTATTTACAGGCTGTATTTCAGACAGAGAAATTACAGAACGTTCTGGTTTTCTTCAGCTTCCCTTTGAAAAGGGAGATAGTATAATGGCTGACAAAGGCTTTAACATTCAGGATTTGTTAgatgaagtacatgtaaaactaaATATTCCACCTTTTTTAGGTATGTATGATCAAATGGCAGGTGGGGATGTTTTAAGGACACAAAGCATAGCTGCAGAGCGAATTCATGTTGAGAGAGctataaacaaaatcaaatcatttcacatttttgatCAAGTTATTCCTCTTAGTTTAATGGGATCCATCAATCAAATTTGGACAGTGTGTGCACTTCTTACTTTGTTTCAAGAACCTATTATTTCTGTGTCTTGA